One region of Solanum pennellii chromosome 6, SPENNV200 genomic DNA includes:
- the LOC107023228 gene encoding uncharacterized protein LOC107023228 has product MADSTSLDVILEFLRKNKFTEAEATLLGEMNKRSDLNGVVEKLTLEDEKLSRPLEENGGKATVENLGMACRNGGEVFKESSLRSSGKELIVKEIECGIGRNGSDCKLKNVAFVGKKKENNESVGSYNKTFSACNNAEDTMIDMYSWNYNPSGSLVSYQNNGGTSAAKDFSGLVHNPSNGSLVSHQSNGGSSAAKDFSGLVHSGKLRLNLSEVSECGKSNAKSGEDVSFSGEKRMSWPGSTSKDNVESKHGSQNSELKQSNQQIKLNGTSKDVIITNSTYESDELTNLSSNPWKDCSAETVFTFSKEDVSTSYDHNIGTGGNKVGKRITDSNDVRNTIKEQVDEVGRAFYLGKTPGSEPKDFSGLGFSLISESQKEELPRLPPVRIKSEEKSFNIHWEEKFERDGPDSKITNGDNTYVIGSFLDVPIGQELTNSGGKRIGGGSWLSVSQGIAEDTSELVSGFATIGDGLSGCVDFPNEYWDSDEYDDDDDVGYTRQPIEDESWFLAHEIDYPSDNEKGTGNGSVPDPQRGENKEDDEQSFAEEDSYLSGERYFQSKNVDAVGSSDDPVVLCETEMYRRTNIGAQYDRQLMDEEELNLMCVEPVWQGFVTQTSELAMLGDDRALNERERPRLDDIYVDGDQHGSVRSIGVGINSDTADIRSEVHESFVGGRGQGDIGYFQDHDASIGGARHIPPDSDKPYSEMRNRNEKTAKQRSDKSVSGTDKGGSVQTNHLHGGFSFALPGDGQLIHTSSSKSLRSSKGNAIITDEAHDSLIANDDLLGSLRPKSNESSPIKSSRDERNKIAVGSVNSSPSSLSNYGYVEREHVKKEEDTQIARARVEDLGQSLEDEEAVAVQEQVKQIMAQEEEFETFELKIVHRKNRTGFEEDKSFQVVLNSVIAGRYQVTEYLGSAAFSKAVQAHDLHTGMDVCVKIIKNNKDFFDQSLDEIKLLKFVNKHDPADKYHLLRLYDYFYYREHLLIVCELLKANLYEFQKFNREAGGEVYFTMPRLQSITIQCLEALQFLHGLGLIHCDLKPENILVKSYSRCEVKVIDLGSSCFETDHLCSYVQSRSYRAPEVILGLPYDKKIDIWSLGCILAELCTGNVLFQNDSPATLLARVLGITGPIDQEMLVKGRDTYKYFTKNHMLYERNQETNRMEYLIPKKTSLRYRLPMGDQGFVDFVAHLLEVNPKTRPSAMEALKHPWLSYPYEPISS; this is encoded by the exons ATGGCGGACTCTACATCTTTAGATGTGATACTGGAATTTCTGCGGAAGAACAAGTTTACAGAGGCAGAGGCTACTTTGCTTGGTGAGATGAATAAACGTTCTGACCTGAATGGTGTGGTAGAGAAGCTTACTCTAGAGGATGAAAAGCTGAGCAGACCATTAGAAGAAAATGGGGGCAAAGCAACTGTGGAGAATCTTGGAATGGCCTGTCGAAATGGTGGGGAGGTTTTCAAGGAGTCAAGTTTGAGGAGCAGTGGTAAGGAGCTTATTGTTAAGGAGATAGAATGTGGGATtggaagaaatggctcagactGCAAATTGAAAAATGTTGCGTTTGTtgggaagaagaaggaaaataatGAATCTGTTGGGTCATACAACAAAACTTTCAGTGCTTGCAACAATGCTGAAGATACTATGATTGATATGTACTCGTGGAACTACAATCCTAGTGGTTCACTTGTGTCGTATCAGAACAATGGTGGAACTAGTGCTGCCAAGGATTTTTCAGGCTTGGTACATAATCCCAGTAATGGTTCTCTAGTGTCGCATCAGAGCAATGGTGGAAGTAGTGCTGCCAAGGACTTCTCTGGCTTGGTGCATAGTGGGAAGTTGAGGTTAAATTTGTCTGAGGTCTCAGAGTGTGGAAAGTCTAATGCAAAATCTGGGGAGGATGTCAGTTTTTCTGGTGAAAAGAGAATGTCGTGGCCTGGAAGTACCAGCAAAGACAATGTGGAATCAAAGCATGGAAGTCAAAATAGTGAACTCAAACAGTCTAATCAGCAAATTAAACTAAACGGGACATCCAAAGATGTAATTATTACTAACTCTACGTACGAAAGTGATGAATTGACTAACCTTTCATCCAACCCTTGGAAAGATTGCTCAGCTGAAACTGTTTTCACGTTCTCCAAAGAAGATGTTTCCACAAGTTATGATCACAATATTGGTACTGGTGGTAACAAAGTAGGTAAAAGGATAACAGACAGTAATGATGTTAGGAATACAATTAAAGAGCAAGTGGATGAGGTAGGAAGAGCTTTTTATTTGGGAAAGACCCCAGGAAGTGAACCAAAAGATTTCAGCGGCTTAGGCTTTTCGCTTATATCTGAGAGCCAGAAAGAAGAACTACCCAGGTTGCCACCTGTTAGAATCAAGTCAGAAGAGAAGTCGTTCAATATTCATTGGGAGGAAAAATTTGAACGAGATGGACCTGACTCAAAGATTACAAATGGTGACAATACATATGTCATAGGTTCATTTCTAGATGTTCCTATTGGACAAGAACTTACCAATTCAG GTGGAAAAAGGATTGGTGGAGGCAGTTGGTTGTCTGTGAGTCAAGGTATTGCTGAGGACACTTCTGAGCTTGTTTCTGGTTTTGCAACTATTGGTGATGGATTGAGTGGATGTGTTGACTTCCCCAATGAATACTGGGATTCTGACGAatatgatgacgacgatgatgttGGCTATACGAGACAACCTATTGAAGATGAATCCTGGTTTTTAGCTCATGAAATTGATTACCCTAGTGATAATGAAAAGGGAACAGGAAATGGGAGTGTTCCAGATCCTCAAAGAGGAGAAAACAAAGAAGATGATGAGCAATCTTTCGCAGAGGAAGATTCCTACTTATCAGGTGAGAGATATTTCCAATCAAAGAATGTTGATGCAGTTGGCTCTTCAGATGATCCTGTAGTGCTTTGTGAAACTGAAATGTATAGGAGAACTAACATAGGTGCCCAATACGACAGACAGTTGATGGATGAAGAAGAACTGAATTTGATGTGTGTAGAACCTGTTTGGCAGGGATTTGTTACTCAAACAAGTGAACTTGCCATGTTAGGGGATGATAGGGCCTTGAATGAGCGTGAAAGGCCCCGACTGGATGATATTTACGTGGACGGTGATCAGCATGGTTCAGTTAGGTCAATTGGTGTAGGTATTAACAGTGATACTGCTGATATCAGAAGTGAAGTGCACGAAAGTTTTGTTGGAGGGAGAGGTCAGGGGGATATAGGGTATTTCCAGGATCACGATGCCAGTATTGGTGGGGCTAGACACATACCCCCTGATTCAGATAAGCCTTATTCTGAGATGAGAAACAGAAATGAGAAAACAGCTAAGCAGAGATCTGACAAGTCTGTCTCGGGTACTGATAAAGGAGGATCTGTACAAACAAATCACTTACATGGAGGATTCTCATTTGCCCTTCCCGGAGATGGTCAGTTGATTCATACAAGCTCGAGTAAATCTTTACGGTCAAGTAAGGGCAATGCTATTATCACTGATGAAGCTCATGACAGTCTGATTGCAAATGATGACTTGCTTGGTTCTTTGAGGCCCAAAAGCAACGAGTCGTCACCTATCAAGAGCTCAAGAGATGAACGCAACAAAATTGCTGTAGGATCAGTAAATTCTAGCCCTTCATCTCTTTCAAATTATGGTTATGTAGAACGGGAGCATGTGAAGAAAGAAGAGGACACACAAATAGCCAGAGCAAGAGTGGAAGATTTGGGGCAGTCATTGGAGGATGAGGAGGCAGTTGCTGTTCAGGAACAAGTCAAGCAGATCATGGCTCAGGAAGaggaatttgaaacttttgaacTTAAGATTGTGCATAGGAAAAACAG AACTGGGTTTGAGGAGGACAAAAGTTTCCAGGTTGTTTTAAATTCAGTTATAGCTGGGCGATATCAAGTCACTGAGTATCTTGGATCTGCTGCATTCAGCAAAGCAGTACAAGCACATGATCTTCATACAGGCATGGATGTCTGTGTTAAGATTATAAAGAACAACAAAGATTTTTTTGATCAGAGTCTTGATGAAATAAAGCTTCTCAAATTTGTCAATAAGCACGATCCTGCCGACAAGTACCACCTACTTCGGttgtatgattatttttattatcgc GAGCATTTGTTAATTGTATGTGAACTACTGAAGGCCAATTTGTATGAATTCCAAAAATTCAATAGAGAAGCTGGTGGAGAAGTCTACTTTACCATGCCAAGACTGCAG TCAATCACAATTCAGTGTTTAGAGGCTCTTCAGTTCTTGCATGGCCTCGGACTCATACATTGTGATTTGAAGCCCGAAAACATATTGGTGAAAAGCTACAGTAGATGTGAGGTGAAGGTAATTGATCTGGGTAGCAGTTGTTTTGAAACAGATCATCTTTGTTCTTACGTCCAATCAAGGTCCTACCGTGCACCAGAAGTTATTTTAGGGCTTCCTTATGATAAAAAGATAGATATCTGGTCCCTTGGCTGCATTTTGGCAGAACTTTGCACGGGCaat